Genomic DNA from Anthonomus grandis grandis chromosome 2, icAntGran1.3, whole genome shotgun sequence:
ATTTCTTCTTCAGTAGGTTTCTTCACTTCAAACATGCTATTATATGGCCTTTTCCTTTCGTCCAACGACAACAAATAATCCGCTCTCTTCTGACTCTTCTCTTCCTCTTCCAGGGCTTTTTCTAGCTTGAACTCGTCACTATACTCTTTGCtcctcttctttttcttctttttggtaCTTTCTTCATTTGAGGAGTTGTCCTCAGTACTTCTAACAGGTTCCTCATCTGGTGTTACCAATGGTGTATTGGTTAAAGTAGTTTCAGTTTGCTGAGTGCCTTGAGGAATACAATAGGAATGCTGAAAAGAAATTCATTACAGAGAAAATAGTCTATAAAATACAATCAAAGGTTCTTACCTTTAAAAATGATCTGCAACACTTATAACCCCATTGTCCGCCTTCCCAATAAGATCCCCATACAGATGTATGATTATTGATATAAACGTCTTCTTCATATTTAGACATCACTTCCTGTTTCTCTTGGCCTTTCAGGACTTTTCCTGACCTAGAATACTCTATATATTCCTCAGTTTGGGCTAAAAGTAACGATTTTGGTGGGGCCTGCAGATGTTCTTCTCCACCATACTTTTCCAAGACACTTGATTGAGCTTTTGTTTTGAATTGCTCTTTTTTCTGCTCGAATTCCTTCTTAAGTGCTTCTAGCCTCGTCGGTTCCGCTAATAAATGGATGTCAACACCTTTTTCATATGCTTCCCATGCGAATAATTGGGCTTTGGCATGCCCTACCGTGTCTCCAGTGAAACGTACAAAGTTCTCACCTTGAAACCtaaattattgcttttaaaatttaaaaaaaaaaacatttttaagattttaatacaTACTGGTCTCCTTGTCCAGGATTGGGATTCTCCCTCATAGAACGTGTTTTTGGATCATAATAGGCTGAATTGGGATCCAAGTTTCTCAAATATTTCGCAGTGTCTTCACGGATTCTCAAGTTTCTTACGGTGATCCTTTGTTTGCTGTCGACTTTAGTACCAGGCATGTCAACTTCATCCACATATTTATCTTCATCTTTTTCTTCACCATCATCAGAGTCTTCAGCATCCAATTTATCAGCTTTCAGTTGTCTTTTGGCTTCTTCAACCTTCTGGAATTCTTCTATGACTGTTTTGTGTTCCAGGGGATTATAGCCACTCCACCTGTCTCTTTTCCCATCAAAACTCAAAG
This window encodes:
- the LOC126750586 gene encoding pre-mRNA-splicing factor Slu7 codes for the protein MASSATSVAVSQILKTKQDLEDEPQKKSREDWKKAKELEEARKAGTAPAAVDEEGKDINPHIPQYISNAPWYYGTSGPTLKHQRPQEDRQKKFSEINEWYQRGVDTTKIVTKFRKGACENCGAMTHKKKDCMDRPRKVGAKFSKSNILPDEFIQKNLALSFDGKRDRWSGYNPLEHKTVIEEFQKVEEAKRQLKADKLDAEDSDDGEEKDEDKYVDEVDMPGTKVDSKQRITVRNLRIREDTAKYLRNLDPNSAYYDPKTRSMRENPNPGQGDQFQGENFVRFTGDTVGHAKAQLFAWEAYEKGVDIHLLAEPTRLEALKKEFEQKKEQFKTKAQSSVLEKYGGEEHLQAPPKSLLLAQTEEYIEYSRSGKVLKGQEKQEVMSKYEEDVYINNHTSVWGSYWEGGQWGYKCCRSFLKHSYCIPQGTQQTETTLTNTPLVTPDEEPVRSTEDNSSNEESTKKKKKKRSKEYSDEFKLEKALEEEEKSQKRADYLLSLDERKRPYNSMFEVKKPTEEEMEAYYLKRRRDEDPMNNIK